Proteins encoded in a region of the Mercenaria mercenaria strain notata chromosome 1, MADL_Memer_1, whole genome shotgun sequence genome:
- the LOC123543547 gene encoding cytochrome P450 2J4-like produces the protein MALSQKDKKKALPPGPRRYPVLGNLTQLKGDEMLYVKLNEMRKTHGDVLYLQLGAVKMLVVFGHDKVSKILLDQKDSFKFRPIWLVEIKSLELTKGIVWSNGLQNEKLRKFALPTVHPGLGSVTLVQRVQTEADMVAKALLKEKGDSATLKKVFYQAICNINCGLIFGSRYEYTDSEFQEFICLMDQLLQRQGVKNPLNFFPILQKLPESKKTKETKCVISKVSEFIHTKIAAAREKFDSGNIGSLLDAYLAQEDAENSVTEENVYHIVRDFFVAGTENVAIGLVWLIGYMAIHTDVQEKCRNCIVETLGGKQTADMEDIKKMPYVEATVQEVLRLANIAPLSVPHAVHEEVEFEGFIVPKDTMVLTHLQSVHTDPNYWEDSETFNPDRFIGAEGTLEKKDAFYPYSIGSRYCLAAKLAQMELLITFSTLLKRFKFTDGPQSLNPSQPGAFVEPQNFSVTWTPIESVN, from the exons ATGGCGTTGTCACAAAAGGATAAAAAGAAGGCCCTTCCTCCGGGACCAAGGCGTTACCCTGTGCTTGGAAATCTCACACAACTTAAAGGGGATGAGATGCTATATGTGAAACTAAATGAGATGCGAAAGACTCATGGGGACGTACTGTATCTACAGTTAGGCGCTGTGAAAATGTTGGTTGTATTCGGACATGATAAAGTAAGCAAGATTTTGCTGGATCAAAAGGATTCTTTTAAATTCAGACCAATTTGGTTAGTGGAGATTAAATCCCTGGAGCTTACAAAAG gTATCGTTTGGTCAAACGGTTTACAAAACGAAAAGTTAAGGAAGTTTGCGCTCCCAACAGTCCACCCTGGGCTTGGATCTGTCACCCTAGTTCAGAGAGTTCAGACAGAAGCAGACATGGTTGCAAAAGCCCTCTTAAAGGAGAAGGGAGATTCAGCAACACTGAAGAAAGTATTTTATCAAGCAATTTGCAATATCAACTGCGGATTGATATTTGGGTCAAG ATATGAGTACACCGACAGTGAGTTCCAAGAGTTTATCTGCTTGATGGACCAGCTGCTTCAGAGACAGGGTGTTAAAAATCCACTCAACTTTTTCCCTATCTTGCAAAAATTGCCCGAATCAAAGAAG ACAAAGGAAACAAAATGTGTCATATCAAAGGTCTCAGAATTTATCCACACAAAAATTGCAGCTGCAAGAGAAAAGTTCGACAGTGGTAACATTGGCAGCCTTTTAGATGCTTATCTAGCACAAGAAGATGCCGAAAATTCTGTAACAG AGGAAAACGTGTACCATATTGTGAGGGATTTCTTTGTGGCCGGGACTGAAAATGTTGCAATCGGTCTAGTATGGCTCATTGGGTATATGGCGATACACACAGACGTGCAGGAGAAATGTAGAAATTGTATTGTTGAG ACGTTAGGTGGCAAGCAGACAGCGGATATGGAGGATATAAAGAAGATGCCGTATGTGGAAGCTACCGTGCAAGAGGTTCTTCGCCTAGCTAATATCG CACCATTGTCAGTACCTCATGCCGTGCATGAAGAGGTCGAATTTGAGGGGTTTATAGTTCCAAAAGACACAATGGTTTTAACGCACCTACAGTCTGTTCATACTGATCCGAATTACTGGGAAGATTCAGAAACATTTAATCCAGACAGATTTATTGGAGCGGAAGGCACACTTGAAAAGAAAGACGCATTTTATCCATACTCCATAG GTTCAAGATATTGTCTTGCTGCAAAACTGGCGCAAATGGAACTGCTCATTACATTTAGCACACTTTTGAAACGTTTTAAATTTACCGATGGTCCACAGTCTTTAAATCCAAGCCAACCTGGCGCTTTTGTTGAACCGCAGAATTTCAGTGTTACTTGGACGCCAATAGAATCAGTGAACTAG